A genomic window from Psychrilyobacter piezotolerans includes:
- a CDS encoding PLP-dependent aminotransferase family protein: MNLDNQQTLYLQIYEKIKQDIIENKYVENQKLPSIRNLAKKLGVNNITIVKAYDTLERDRYIYKKRGSGVYVNNLNIKKNILEEEILMETFKYGKLEVECEINFANSNPNGSYFPITKFKDCINYVIDRDQEKIFAYEDPKGYAGLRDIISKHLEDEKIMTHPEDIQIISGAQQGIDLITKSFIHFGDRVIIENPSYSGAITSFKRGGAKVMDIPLLEDGIDLKILKKILAKEKISYLYLMTNFHNPTGISYSKKKKLKILELAEKYDFYIIEDDSSSDLYYKNKPLSLKSMDTDERVMYIKSYSRIFMPGLRLGFLIAPKDKLKYISFTKYHTDISTPGLIQRAFEHYLNSDLWEIHTKKLRTIYKKKFQVAYDLLRKIDHLRLFAVPQGGLYFWVQLDKVSSEALFLKTLQKKVGILPGSIFKLDEKSDGWVRLCFADVEIEEIKKGLEILKECVEELYNL; this comes from the coding sequence ATGAATTTAGATAATCAGCAGACACTGTACCTTCAAATTTATGAAAAGATCAAACAGGATATTATCGAAAATAAATATGTGGAGAATCAAAAACTTCCGTCTATCCGGAATTTAGCTAAAAAGTTAGGAGTCAATAATATAACCATTGTAAAAGCCTACGATACCCTGGAAAGAGACCGATATATCTATAAAAAAAGGGGGAGCGGGGTCTATGTAAACAACCTCAATATTAAAAAAAATATTTTAGAGGAAGAGATCCTCATGGAAACTTTTAAATACGGTAAATTAGAAGTGGAGTGTGAGATTAACTTTGCCAACAGTAACCCCAATGGGAGTTATTTTCCCATAACAAAATTTAAAGACTGTATAAATTATGTAATAGACAGAGACCAGGAAAAAATATTTGCCTATGAAGATCCAAAGGGTTATGCAGGATTACGAGATATTATCTCGAAACACTTAGAAGATGAAAAAATAATGACCCACCCTGAAGATATCCAGATAATCTCCGGAGCCCAGCAGGGAATCGACCTTATTACAAAATCATTTATTCATTTCGGAGACAGGGTAATCATTGAAAACCCCAGTTATTCCGGGGCTATCACTTCCTTTAAAAGGGGGGGAGCCAAGGTTATGGATATCCCGTTATTAGAAGACGGCATAGACCTAAAGATCTTAAAAAAGATCCTGGCTAAAGAAAAAATATCATATCTATACCTTATGACAAATTTTCATAATCCCACCGGGATCTCCTACTCCAAAAAGAAGAAATTAAAAATTTTGGAATTGGCTGAAAAATATGATTTTTATATAATTGAAGATGATTCCAGTTCCGACCTTTACTATAAAAATAAACCCCTTTCCCTGAAATCTATGGATACAGATGAGAGGGTAATGTATATTAAAAGTTATTCCAGAATATTCATGCCGGGTCTCAGATTGGGATTCCTTATCGCTCCCAAGGATAAATTAAAATATATCTCTTTCACCAAATACCATACAGATATCTCCACCCCGGGTTTGATACAGAGAGCCTTTGAACACTATCTAAACTCCGATCTATGGGAGATTCACACTAAAAAATTGAGAACTATCTACAAGAAAAAATTTCAAGTGGCCTATGATCTGTTGAGGAAGATAGACCACCTGAGATTATTTGCAGTTCCCCAGGGAGGCTTATATTTTTGGGTCCAATTGGATAAGGTCAGCAGCGAAGCTCTTTTTTTGAAAACCCTCCAAAAGAAAGTCGGGATCCTGCCTGGATCTATATTTAAACTGGATGAAAAAAGTGACGGATGGGTAAGACTTTGTTTTGCCGATGTGGAGATAGAGGAGATAAAAAAAGGACTGGAAATTTTAAAAGAATGTGTGGAGGAACTCTATAATTTATAA
- the pdxS gene encoding pyridoxal 5'-phosphate synthase lyase subunit PdxS, with the protein MRNELNKNLAQMLKGGVIMDVTNAEEAIIAEQAGACAVMALERVPADIRKDGGVARASDPDMIKKIQAAVSIPVMAKVRIGHFVEAQILEALEVDYIDESEVLTPADPALHINKSNFNVPFVCGAKNLGEALRRISEGASMIRTKGEPGTGDVIEAVRHMRMMNNEISRVQGLSKDELYHAAKELGAPIGLVEYIHENGKLPVVNFAAGGVATPADAAMMMQLGCDGVFVGSGIFKSGDPRKRAAAVVKAVTHYNDPKILAEISTNLGEAMVGINVYSIDTNELMAHRGY; encoded by the coding sequence ATGAGAAATGAATTAAATAAAAATCTGGCACAGATGTTAAAAGGCGGAGTTATAATGGATGTAACAAATGCTGAAGAAGCGATAATAGCTGAGCAGGCAGGAGCTTGTGCAGTAATGGCTCTTGAGAGAGTTCCGGCAGACATTAGAAAAGATGGAGGAGTAGCCAGAGCTTCGGATCCCGATATGATCAAAAAAATCCAGGCTGCAGTATCTATACCTGTTATGGCAAAGGTAAGAATTGGTCATTTCGTGGAAGCACAGATTCTAGAAGCTTTGGAAGTTGACTATATAGATGAGAGTGAGGTATTGACACCAGCTGACCCTGCCCTTCATATAAATAAATCAAACTTTAATGTGCCATTTGTTTGCGGTGCAAAAAATCTTGGAGAAGCTCTTAGAAGAATCAGTGAAGGTGCATCTATGATAAGAACTAAAGGGGAACCGGGAACGGGAGATGTTATAGAGGCTGTAAGACATATGAGAATGATGAACAATGAGATAAGCAGGGTTCAGGGGCTTTCAAAAGATGAACTTTACCATGCAGCCAAGGAGCTTGGAGCTCCCATAGGTCTGGTGGAATATATCCATGAAAACGGTAAACTTCCAGTTGTAAACTTTGCTGCCGGCGGTGTAGCTACACCTGCCGATGCAGCTATGATGATGCAGCTTGGTTGTGACGGAGTATTTGTAGGATCGGGAATATTTAAATCCGGTGACCCAAGAAAGAGAGCTGCCGCTGTAGTTAAGGCTGTAACTCATTATAATGACCCTAAAATTTTAGCTGAAATTTCTACAAACCTTGGGGAAGCCATGGTAGGAATCAATGTTTATTCTATAGATACCAATGAATTGATGGCTCACAGGGGATACTAA
- the pdxT gene encoding pyridoxal 5'-phosphate synthase glutaminase subunit PdxT: protein MKNIGVLALQGAFREHMNIIQSLGHKGVEIRKIEDLNSIDGLILPGGESTAMGKLLVDFDLKEILIQKIGEGLPVWGTCAGMILLAKEIAHDKTTHLSLMDIVVRRNGYGRQLGSFKVDGIFKGIENKIPMVFIRAPYIENAGKGVDILAEVDERIVAARENNLLVTSFHPELTDNLETHRYFINMMDK from the coding sequence ATGAAGAATATAGGTGTCTTGGCCCTGCAGGGTGCTTTTCGGGAACATATGAATATTATACAATCCCTCGGACATAAAGGGGTTGAGATTAGAAAAATTGAAGATCTGAACTCTATAGATGGTCTTATCCTCCCTGGAGGAGAGAGCACTGCCATGGGTAAACTCCTGGTAGATTTTGATCTGAAAGAAATTTTAATTCAAAAGATTGGAGAGGGACTTCCTGTTTGGGGAACCTGTGCCGGGATGATTTTGCTGGCTAAAGAGATAGCCCATGATAAAACAACCCATCTGTCCCTTATGGATATTGTAGTAAGGAGAAATGGTTATGGGAGACAGCTTGGAAGTTTTAAGGTAGATGGTATCTTTAAGGGGATAGAAAATAAAATTCCCATGGTATTTATACGGGCACCCTATATAGAGAATGCAGGGAAGGGTGTGGACATATTAGCAGAGGTAGATGAAAGGATAGTTGCGGCCAGGGAAAATAATCTCTTGGTAACATCTTTTCACCCTGAATTGACAGATAATTTGGAAACACACAGATATTTTATAAATATGATGGATAAATAG